A region of the Nymphalis io chromosome 6, ilAglIoxx1.1, whole genome shotgun sequence genome:
attatgtcataACACTTGTCAGCTGTTATGTCATAGTTAAGTCTATGTGTTATTGTCCACTGTCCAGCAAAAATAATGGGTTCCTACTTGCTTTTATGATTTTGTACATGTAAAAAAGAAGTACTTTTAAAATCATTgacttacttaatatattacataaaatcttTCTTTATTCCATttacctattataataattaatttaattcataaaatattatatttttttaattaattatgtcaaatcaaaataaagtgCGAAATGCTAAAGTTGAAATAGAGTTTTGGTGagttaatgtaaaaacattacttataaagtttttaattgctTAGTATAAAcagatttcttatatttatttcagtaaagTTTGTGATTATGGAGGACATTGTTTAGCTTTGGCTGAACAAATTAAAAGTAGTAGTCCAGAAGCAGAAGTTGACTGCAAAAAAGGTCGACAAGGTAGCgactatttgtttataaattatttgcattACTACACCATGTGtgtatttcattttcaatatttgtaatgaagttaattttttttaaataaaaaatagaaaagtaacagcctgttaatgtcccactgctgggctaaagcctcctctcccttttggggagaaggtttagagcttattccaccacactgcaatgaaattagacacatgcaggtttcctcacgatgttttcctttaccgtcaagcacaagatgaattataattacaaactaagcacatgaaaattcagtggtgcttgcctgggtttaaacccacgaccATTGGTTAAGGGTCACCCCTTCTAACTACTCGGCCATCTctactttgttaaataaattaactttagtgggtttgttaaataaaaaaaaatgtttaaggtTCATTTGAAGTGGTAGTTAATAACAAGCTCatatattcaaaattgcaaAACATGGCATTACCAGATTATGAGGAAGTAGCTGAAGTAGTTCATGATGTGTGTGGAGGTGCAGAGCCAAGAGAAATAAAAGGACAACAGGAAGTAAACTGTGCAATatcataacatttattaaatcacAGCaccatatttcataaataataaaaaaggcaagCTTATAAACATTAACAATTGTAGATTAAAATACAGGCTTTATCCTTCAACAAAGAATatgtttaaacatataataaagattacaatagtgtgtattaaaaaaataaattaagttatatttaataaacttttacatTTCAGGGCATAATAGTGGTTTGAATTGATAGAGTACTCCTTATCGAggcagaaataaaattattaatatcttgaacatacatacatacataataataaatttccattttataaacaaataatgtttataaaatggaaataataCAACTTTTGGATGTAATCAACCCAAAAATGTATACACCCTCAAATTTATATTTGGCTTTTACTAaacttataatatagtaatttgaATTAtgtgttcataatattattaaaaaaactagtataatttatttattgagcaATGTTTGCTAAAGGGAACGAGATTTAAATACAACTGGCGTGACCATTAGgaccatataaatatataaagcatttctcaataaaaaaaataaacaacaatgaaATTGATTTACCTATTTAAGTacgattaaaaatatgtgtaaaaagaaaaacattctaTTGAACCTGATATGGCCTAACTATTATAGTTTGTTACatgatatgttatatttaattttaaataaagtgtaattactaaattaagcattttattataagcaacaatggtattataaaactaattttaaaaaatgtgtggcaatttttaaatacattgtttttcgaaataaatatttgcaaaaaaaggattttatatttactaaaataaataataccagCTTAGTCTGAAGttacaagtaaaattataaacatcaaAGTACAATAGAACTTTATCTCCCAAATTTAAGGAATAACTTCAGAATATGTTTTTAACATTCGatcattacatttataaataggtCCAATGTAACTTAAGTATATACCAAAACGTAGCTTTCCCCCAAACTCTTGAGATATTGTTCTTAGTGGTTCAACAGTTTTTTCGCCAGTTCTTTGATCAATGCACACCATTTGACAACGAGAACATTGGCCTTCTACCTAAAAATCAAAAAACTTGCATAATTATTTTCGATTTCATTTAGGTTTCATACAATTTGATAAAAAGACTAAGCAAGCACTCTCGTGgccaaatattacattatttatattagtagaCAACAGTAATTTTTCTATCGGAGAGTATGAGGCCCTCTTCAAGCTGTTCCGACTGGCATTtgataaacttttattatttttcagtaGACCAAAGTTCAGCGTTGGTTTAACACCTGCTGACTATTAATttgtcataaattttaaatacctacttaGCATATCCATccatatgtaacaaaaaaaagtgattaaaaatatattaccttaAACTCATGTTTTCCAATAATTACTTTTTGCCAGTCTCTTTCTATAAGTTCTTTCTTGGAATCAATAATTAGGTTTCCTCTAAATCGATCAACCAATGAATTGATATCATCTGAAAATGAGTCATCTGTTATTTTATCTTTCAACCATCTAACTGTTGCTGTATTAATCAAAAGATATTGAGCTTGATTGCTTAAGGACAGTAATGTTTGTTCTTCACTAGCTTTCTTTTTCAGGAATCTGACACATGATTGCCTTATTAATCTTAAGAATGAAATGCCTAAAGCATTTGATATCCAATCTGCAACTTCATCACCACAATCATACCCTTTTATGAGGTCAGTACAAACTTTACTTTGACAAACTTGTGTCTCTCTATATTTATTAGCTATTGAGGGATCTAAAGGAATTGAGATAGGTTGTTGacctgtaaataatattaaaaataaacattaaatttattttacataataaatataaacacttttttatcaaaaatatacaaagtaatTAACATACCATCAAAATACAATGTAAGGCATCTCTTCCCAAGGTCTATAAATGGCTGTATTTTACACATCAATGGACATTGTTTTTGTGTTAGACAAATACCATTTTCCTTAACAATCATCCATTCTCTATCAAATTCCAACCCTTTTATACCAATTTTCCAGcccgattttattttaaaagcaccACATGATTTGATTGGGAATATAGCAATTTCAGTTAAtgtcattttgtatttattgttataatactcTGGTAAGTCTGGTACATCATTGCCATTGcagaaatttatattgtttaaaaccaaggatAACTGTTCATTTGGTAATACTCCATTAGttctttgtgttatatttttgttaaaattgatCATTTTGCGATATGgtttttgaatttgttttctAAGAAAACATTtgcttatcattaaaattaacttatctACATCATCAAATGTATTATAGTAACCAAATGAGACTCTTATTGCTCCTGTTGGTTTTCCATCTATTAAATCTATTTCATCTCCACATTTATGTCCAGCATTATGCATGGCTTTCATTtctttattagatattttcaaATGTCTTTGACAAGATCCTGAATTGCAAAAACATCCTGTTCTAacgctaatattaaataagtctgCCATATGTTgaaactgaaatatataaagcaattaGTTCTACTTTTATAATgtgactataaaaaaaaagtaagtaatatgtatatatcctaaaataatttctaatagaAAAAAGGAATTCTTATTAAcaagtacataatttattattacagaaaaaaaattgtgtaataaagaataatttcttTACATTTACCTCAACATATCCAATGTAAGATCCATTTttccttaataaattaaatgtaactaTTCCTCCTTGTGTCTTTATATCCATAAAATCTGAATCCATATATAAAATAGCTGCCTTATTACCATTTTCATGTTTCAGATTCTTTAATTGTTCATATAAGTCTTTcgctaaataatatgtatggtaAGATATTGTGTCCATGACATTGTTATTGACAACTTTAGGTATCAGAAGGGAAATTATTTCAAAGCAATGTTTCAAGGCAATTATGGACAAAAATGGCTGAGTTCCATCTTCAAGTCTgtaataaatacagtttttttaataaataaaaaattgtgtagTCGGGGAACCCCCATCAGTATAGTAGTATAATAATAGCAATCCCcattttaaggaatttactAATTTTAGTAAGTTGCCCTCcaattaaacaaagtttataatggGAATTGTGACAATCGCCCAAGGTTTGAACCTGGGACAGTAGCATTATTGGTCCTTATATGGTTTTGTAttacctttatatttttgtttttgtatttttaagaatgtaagtaagtattttaattaaaattaattccttTGATTGagtttgcttatatttaattatttaacttaattaaaaaaatatatctacaataggtaggcagactatcGTTTGGTGTGGTTTGACACTAAAAATTCTAGCTTTTTAGAGGTAGGCACAACGCTATTTCGTTATGCCACATTTCCTATCATTTCACTTTACTGTAAACCACCTAAAAGAACTATGTTTCAAAAAAATCAACACAAATTATTGGATAGCTAAATGTTTATCTTGTGcccattgttttatttattatggtaCAAAACAGCTACGCTTGTTTGAtaactatgtaaaatataacCATTTCtactaattacataatttaccTTTCATAAAGAATGTTTCTCTTCACATGGTAATCCTCACTGCTTAATACAATGTCCACTGTTCCTCCtccaaaatactttttttgacTGAGCACATCTGCACTATTATTCTTCACTAATAATGCACCTAACCCAGTAGGAAAgccgaatattttataaaaagacaaaCACACAAAATCTGGTTGTGTGACTGACAAATCTAGTTTATTTGTTGCAATCAAAGATGCAGCATCCAACAAAATGTACCAATTACAATTAACATCACATAGTTGTTTTTTCAGATAACCTTGCAGACatccattttttatattgtctaaATGATTTAAAGGATACTTAAACccattaaaattactttgtgCAGGATATACTAGCAAAGTGTTGCTTTTATTCTTGTTTCTTTCTTGTAAATTATTTGATgtctgtaatatttttaaagatgacAAAAATTCATTATGTGATATATGAACAacatcaacatttttattttcagctaATTCTCTTAGACCAATAACAGAAGTATGGTTATCTCTAAGATAAATAAAGGAACCTTTTAATGCATCATCATTGTTATTATGAAATTGAAATGTTTCTAGGACAAGTTTTAGCGATTGTGTTGTACCAGATGTAAATATCACTGTGTAGGTTAAATTGTCTGTATTGAAATGGTTCAAAACCATACATCTTATTTGTTCTATACAGTCTCTTGTATATTTGTCAGAGTGAGGATTCATATACACATTTTTAAGTAGatcatcatttattttgtttaatagctTTTGTGGGTATAACGCTGTTCCAGCATTTTCTAAGTAACatttacctaaaaaaaaaaacaaaataagaaagaaaagaacaaacttgacagtagcatacaaattttaaaaaataattatgataaaaatgagACGGTGCTATTGttgtttcttaatttataacaacattaattactttattcttaagaagttacaaaattatttataattatttacttaaaaataatgttagtctGGGATcaatcaaaatgtttatttatatttaaaaatcaattcatttaaatttttataatatgaattaactttatattaccTACCTTCTAGTCTTACaaattcgttttttattatttccatgTGATGATCATCAATAACATTGCTTAAAACAGACATTGCTTCTTATTATGATAatcttataatgtaaatattgttattacttcCACCATTCATAATGTTTCTGACGAAATGGTAACAATTGTTACTTAAATTCAGCCTTGAACACAGTtgtttataatagataataactGAAAGCTGAACACTGCAATATGAGGCTACATTAgtacataattgaaaaaaaaatacgctaaaataacaaataaattctaCCAGCTCAGTGGTTTTTAACTTTAAAGGCTTCTTATTTTGTTAAACAGTACTTCATTGTTTTTAGGAAGCtgcacaaaaataataatttattgctaaCTTATAACTCAAACGTTGAAACTATAATTATTGAACTTCTAAACCTAAAGCCAGGTGTTCCCAACCTAAAGCCTGGCAGTTATCGTAcccgtaatataataaaaattatcgtaTATGAATCAAATTAACGTGCATtaggataataattataatacgtaaaaaaaacataataatttattttaaattttaagtttttatagttTGTTTAGTTGTAATCAgtagtaaactaaaaaaaagaaGACGAAACAAAATATATGCAATGTATACGCGAAATATTGGCGCTgacaataaaaacaactgtaacTTTGCAACATAATTGCAATTATCGTACAATCTACGTTTATTATCGTACATCGTACGTTGTTATGAGATTATCGTTCTTGTACGATAATTATCGTACGGTTGCGAACCCTGTtgcaatttacatttatttattaccatttACCTACCTAGTTatctattttgtttatttcaaaaagtatactgtcaatgtcaaatttTATTGACACCATGTCAATATAGTCGCGACTGACTCGCAACGCGTAATCGTAGGACTAGGATTAATCAACTTTAGCGGATAAATTAAGATATagaatattaacttattaatattcttatgttTTCTATCAGTAAAGATTTTTTGTAGCTAGTCCGCTGTACCAGTtagaacttattttttattattatgtacgctCATAATACCTACAATATCAAAATAGcactgttttgttttatttagtcAAAGCGTAtctgtatattatttgttttacgtttttttattttttttccttttattatgtttaatgtgCGTGTGATTTAATTCTATATATGTTAGTTTGTCTAGAgtttatg
Encoded here:
- the LOC126769066 gene encoding uncharacterized protein LOC126769066 isoform X2, yielding MSNQNKVRNAKVEIEFCKVCDYGGHCLALAEQIKSSSPEAEVDCKKGRQDYEEVAEVVHDVCGGAEPREIKGQQEVNCAIS
- the LOC126769066 gene encoding migration and invasion enhancer 1 isoform X1, with product MSNQNKVRNAKVEIEFCKVCDYGGHCLALAEQIKSSSPEAEVDCKKGRQGSFEVVVNNKLIYSKLQNMALPDYEEVAEVVHDVCGGAEPREIKGQQEVNCAIS
- the LOC126768897 gene encoding molybdenum cofactor sulfurase; this encodes MSVLSNVIDDHHMEIIKNEFVRLEGKCYLENAGTALYPQKLLNKINDDLLKNVYMNPHSDKYTRDCIEQIRCMVLNHFNTDNLTYTVIFTSGTTQSLKLVLETFQFHNNNDDALKGSFIYLRDNHTSVIGLRELAENKNVDVVHISHNEFLSSLKILQTSNNLQERNKNKSNTLLVYPAQSNFNGFKYPLNHLDNIKNGCLQGYLKKQLCDVNCNWYILLDAASLIATNKLDLSVTQPDFVCLSFYKIFGFPTGLGALLVKNNSADVLSQKKYFGGGTVDIVLSSEDYHVKRNILYERLEDGTQPFLSIIALKHCFEIISLLIPKVVNNNVMDTISYHTYYLAKDLYEQLKNLKHENGNKAAILYMDSDFMDIKTQGGIVTFNLLRKNGSYIGYVEFQHMADLFNISVRTGCFCNSGSCQRHLKISNKEMKAMHNAGHKCGDEIDLIDGKPTGAIRVSFGYYNTFDDVDKLILMISKCFLRKQIQKPYRKMINFNKNITQRTNGVLPNEQLSLVLNNINFCNGNDVPDLPEYYNNKYKMTLTEIAIFPIKSCGAFKIKSGWKIGIKGLEFDREWMIVKENGICLTQKQCPLMCKIQPFIDLGKRCLTLYFDGQQPISIPLDPSIANKYRETQVCQSKVCTDLIKGYDCGDEVADWISNALGISFLRLIRQSCVRFLKKKASEEQTLLSLSNQAQYLLINTATVRWLKDKITDDSFSDDINSLVDRFRGNLIIDSKKELIERDWQKVIIGKHEFKVEGQCSRCQMVCIDQRTGEKTVEPLRTISQEFGGKLRFGIYLSYIGPIYKCNDRMLKTYSEVIP